From a single Shewanella denitrificans OS217 genomic region:
- the argH gene encoding argininosuccinate lyase produces MALWGGRFQGETSALFKLFNDSLPVDYRLFEQDVIGSIAWADAIASVGVISAAECTELKAALKELLAEVGDDPQVIISTGAEDIHSFVEQKLIAKVGDLGKKLHTGRSRNDQVATDLKLWCKREGAALLARLNTLRSELIALAEREVDAVMPGYTHLQRAQPITFGHWCLAYVEMFERDLSRLTDALKRADTCPLGSGALAGTAYPIDRHALASALNFARPTLNSLDSVSDRDHVVELCSSASISMMHLSRMAEDLIFFNSGEANFISLADDVTSGSSLMPQKKNPDALELIRGKTGRVYGSLMGILTTMKALPLAYNKDMQEDKEGLFDVVDSWAICLDMAALVLSGLKVNREPALQAAQQGYANATELADYLVAKGMPFREAHHVVGEVVVFAITQQQPIEDLTLTQLQAFAKEISDDVYPNLTIAACLSKRNVLGGTAVNQVSAAIAVKKQD; encoded by the coding sequence ATGGCATTATGGGGCGGAAGATTTCAAGGTGAAACCAGTGCACTGTTCAAATTGTTTAATGACTCATTACCGGTAGATTACCGTTTATTTGAACAAGACGTCATAGGCTCCATCGCTTGGGCAGATGCTATCGCAAGCGTTGGGGTTATCAGCGCTGCAGAGTGCACAGAATTAAAAGCTGCACTTAAGGAGCTGCTGGCGGAAGTCGGCGATGACCCACAGGTGATTATCAGCACTGGCGCTGAGGATATTCATAGTTTCGTTGAGCAAAAATTGATTGCCAAAGTGGGCGATTTAGGTAAGAAGTTGCACACGGGGCGCTCACGAAATGATCAAGTGGCTACAGACTTAAAGCTCTGGTGTAAACGTGAAGGGGCGGCATTACTGGCGCGCTTGAATACATTGCGCAGCGAACTCATTGCCCTTGCTGAGCGCGAGGTGGATGCGGTAATGCCAGGTTATACCCATTTACAACGGGCGCAACCCATTACCTTTGGTCACTGGTGCTTAGCTTATGTGGAAATGTTTGAGCGTGATTTAAGCCGTTTAACAGATGCACTAAAGCGCGCCGATACTTGCCCCCTTGGCTCAGGCGCCTTAGCGGGTACCGCCTATCCCATCGACAGACATGCATTAGCCTCGGCGCTGAATTTTGCTCGCCCGACCCTCAATAGCTTAGACAGCGTGTCCGATAGGGATCACGTGGTGGAACTCTGCAGCTCGGCATCCATAAGTATGATGCACTTGAGCCGTATGGCTGAAGACTTAATCTTCTTTAATTCAGGGGAGGCGAACTTTATCTCATTAGCGGATGACGTCACTTCAGGCTCTTCATTAATGCCGCAGAAGAAAAATCCCGATGCTCTTGAGCTTATTCGTGGCAAAACCGGCCGTGTGTATGGCAGTTTAATGGGTATTCTCACCACAATGAAAGCCTTGCCGCTGGCCTATAACAAGGACATGCAAGAGGATAAAGAAGGCTTGTTCGATGTGGTAGACAGCTGGGCCATTTGCTTAGACATGGCGGCGTTAGTGTTATCGGGCTTGAAAGTGAACCGTGAGCCTGCACTCCAGGCCGCACAACAAGGCTATGCCAATGCCACTGAGTTGGCCGATTATCTCGTCGCTAAAGGCATGCCATTTCGTGAGGCTCATCATGTGGTGGGCGAAGTGGTGGTATTTGCCATTACGCAGCAACAGCCTATTGAAGACCTTACGCTAACCCAGTTGCAGGCATTCGCTAAAGAAATCAGTGATGACGTGTATCCAAACCTCACCATAGCGGCGTGTCTTTCAAAGCGTAATGTTCTGGGCGGCACTGCGGTTAATCAAGTGAGCGCCGCCATCGCAGTCAAAAAACAGGATTAA